In one Vampirovibrio chlorellavorus genomic region, the following are encoded:
- a CDS encoding ATP-dependent helicase: MNGLLQNLNEAQLEAVTHQLGPLLVLAGAGSGKTRVLTHQIAHRIESGVHPAEILAVTFTNKAAREMRERLQHLVGEANGRSLWIGTFHSICGRILRRDVSHYTSKAGRTWNNNFVIYDETESMAAVKTVIKALNLDDKLYAPKNIRYSISGFKNQMLDAYDYATTAKDFRTEKLAQIYDGYEAELARNNAMDFDDMLMITVKLLQQNPHVLQRYHDQFKHLLVDEFQDTNDAQYELVRLLAEGCLKEDSTPESQQALWLNRSLTVVGDVDQSIYSWRGANFRIILNFQSGFVGAKVIKLLHNYRSTANILEVANAIIEQNQERLPKELISVRGAGEKINCYEAKDDREEAFYILDRIQQMINTGNYKPGDCCILYRTNVQSRVLEDVLISRGIPYNMVGGLKFYERKEIKDVLAYLTVIFNDQDGYSVKRILNVPKRGVGKTSIEYLEATAAQHNASLYQVLRQADQVPDLKPKAVKAIQGFVSVMERLKRLATEVGLDELVTQILDLTGYFDELKLEDPTDTEGRQANVQEFISVARQFMIENPPTEDSQPGLAEFLTQMSLLSDIDTSEPVENKIVLMTLHACKGLEFPVVAVCGLEEGLFPHFRSLNDTTQMEEERRLMYVGVTRAMERLFLTYARRRLIMGELRYSQPSRFLKEIPQEYLSGFYTLESTSTNRYSDEAVDDLRRGGSSSEGRSSGYSSERFTDSDYGGSSFKSGKSSAGRSGGGGYQYGSGNSGYSNVSSHLRNVTPKKSSPSALPTVGSNRPQPAPSAAAFKVGDRVTHAKFGEGTVSQVLGDGDKAIYSIQFDTIAGKKLLDPKFAKLDKA; the protein is encoded by the coding sequence ATGAACGGTTTGCTCCAGAATTTAAACGAGGCCCAACTAGAGGCGGTGACTCATCAATTGGGGCCTTTGCTGGTTCTGGCCGGTGCCGGTAGCGGTAAAACCAGAGTCCTGACCCACCAAATCGCCCATCGCATTGAATCGGGCGTTCATCCGGCGGAAATTTTAGCGGTGACCTTTACCAACAAGGCGGCCCGGGAAATGCGGGAACGCTTGCAGCACCTGGTGGGAGAGGCCAATGGCCGCAGCCTGTGGATTGGCACCTTCCACAGCATTTGCGGGCGTATTCTGCGCCGGGATGTCAGCCACTACACCTCCAAGGCCGGGCGCACCTGGAACAACAACTTTGTCATCTACGATGAAACCGAGTCCATGGCGGCGGTGAAAACGGTGATCAAGGCCCTGAACCTGGATGACAAGCTGTACGCCCCCAAGAACATCCGCTATTCCATCTCCGGCTTTAAAAACCAGATGCTGGACGCCTACGATTACGCCACCACGGCCAAGGACTTCCGCACCGAGAAGCTGGCCCAGATTTATGATGGCTACGAGGCCGAACTGGCCCGCAACAACGCCATGGACTTTGATGACATGCTGATGATCACGGTGAAGTTGCTGCAACAGAACCCGCATGTCTTGCAGCGGTATCACGATCAGTTCAAGCACCTGCTGGTGGACGAGTTTCAGGATACCAACGATGCCCAGTACGAGCTGGTACGCCTGCTGGCGGAAGGCTGCCTGAAAGAGGACAGCACCCCGGAATCCCAACAGGCCTTGTGGCTGAACCGCAGCCTGACTGTGGTGGGCGATGTGGATCAGTCTATCTATAGCTGGCGGGGTGCCAATTTCCGCATTATCCTGAACTTCCAAAGCGGCTTTGTGGGTGCCAAGGTCATCAAGCTGCTGCACAATTACCGCTCCACGGCCAACATTCTGGAAGTGGCCAACGCCATCATCGAGCAAAACCAGGAGCGCTTGCCCAAGGAGCTGATTTCCGTGCGGGGGGCCGGGGAGAAAATCAACTGCTACGAGGCCAAGGACGATCGGGAAGAGGCGTTCTACATTCTGGATCGTATTCAGCAGATGATTAACACCGGCAATTACAAGCCCGGCGATTGCTGTATTTTGTACCGCACCAACGTGCAAAGCCGGGTGCTGGAAGATGTGCTGATCTCTCGGGGCATTCCCTACAACATGGTGGGCGGCCTCAAGTTCTACGAGCGCAAGGAAATCAAGGACGTTCTGGCATATCTCACGGTCATTTTCAACGATCAGGACGGCTACAGCGTCAAGCGCATTCTGAATGTGCCCAAGCGGGGAGTGGGCAAAACCAGCATCGAGTATCTGGAAGCCACCGCCGCCCAGCACAACGCTTCACTTTATCAGGTTTTGCGTCAGGCCGATCAGGTGCCGGATCTCAAGCCCAAGGCGGTCAAGGCCATTCAGGGCTTTGTCTCGGTCATGGAACGCCTCAAACGGCTGGCCACCGAGGTGGGTCTGGATGAACTGGTCACCCAGATTCTGGATTTAACCGGTTATTTCGATGAACTGAAGCTGGAAGACCCCACCGATACGGAGGGGCGACAGGCCAACGTGCAGGAATTTATCAGCGTGGCCCGCCAGTTTATGATTGAAAACCCGCCCACCGAAGACAGCCAGCCGGGCTTGGCCGAATTTTTAACCCAGATGTCCCTGCTCAGTGATATTGATACCTCGGAGCCGGTGGAAAACAAGATCGTGCTGATGACCCTGCACGCCTGCAAGGGGCTGGAATTCCCGGTGGTGGCCGTGTGCGGCCTGGAAGAGGGACTGTTCCCCCATTTCCGTTCCTTGAACGACACTACCCAGATGGAAGAAGAGCGCCGCTTGATGTATGTGGGCGTCACTCGGGCCATGGAGCGCCTGTTTTTGACCTACGCCCGCCGCCGACTGATTATGGGCGAATTGCGCTACTCCCAGCCCAGCCGCTTCCTGAAGGAGATCCCGCAAGAGTATCTCTCGGGCTTTTATACGCTGGAATCGACCAGCACCAATCGTTACAGCGATGAGGCGGTGGACGACCTGCGCCGGGGCGGTTCTTCCTCTGAGGGGCGTAGTAGCGGGTACTCGTCCGAGCGGTTCACCGATTCTGATTACGGCGGAAGCAGTTTTAAATCCGGCAAGTCCTCGGCCGGGCGATCCGGCGGCGGTGGCTACCAGTATGGCAGCGGTAATTCGGGGTACTCCAATGTCAGTTCGCACTTGCGGAATGTCACGCCCAAAAAGTCGTCGCCCTCCGCCTTGCCCACCGTCGGTTCCAATCGCCCGCAACCGGCCCCCTCGGCGGCAGCCTTCAAGGTGGGGGATCGGGTAACTCATGCCAAATTCGGGGAGGGTACGGTCAGTCAGGTGCTGGGCGATGGCGACAAGGCCATTTACAGCATCCAGTTTGACACCATCGCCGGAAAGAAGCTGCTCGATCCCAAGTTCGCCAAGCTGGACAAGGCATAA
- a CDS encoding fused response regulator/phosphatase — protein sequence MFKIFSVESIDNQHPGLCEIYRKLQGQGYQLVSPRGETGLVAEIKAEQPDLILVDPILSEQKGTQVCQGLKNDPETENIPIIFIHSQLRPNTKLLASLENGVSDLISIETEEVEILARLKSAIRNKRLISQSVQLAAQLNKMNTELYERNLQVEKELYVARQLQQSLLPPFLPDATLPAEDVSAFSKCHYRNDKLKISGVYLPCDALGGDIYDVIQFPGGTVGVAIADVSGHGVPAGFITAIFKSSFYRITHNHDCPADILYHLNNELADIIKTGEYVTGIYGRIFTPEDQPHKQVFEFSGAGHPYPLYYKASEHKLYRLKENGTPLVWIKNMEYPLGRVDLAPGDKIFMFTDGVSEMRNIHEAMYSEEQLEQTFIALIEQKSPRILDEIIQQLSDFTEGHPLEDDLSVVLIEAL from the coding sequence ATGTTCAAAATCTTCTCGGTTGAATCGATAGATAACCAGCATCCGGGTTTGTGCGAAATCTACCGGAAATTGCAGGGGCAAGGCTACCAACTGGTCTCTCCACGGGGCGAAACAGGGCTGGTTGCCGAAATCAAAGCCGAACAACCCGACCTGATTCTGGTGGACCCCATTCTCTCCGAGCAAAAAGGAACCCAGGTCTGCCAAGGCCTCAAAAACGACCCGGAGACCGAGAATATCCCCATTATTTTCATCCACAGCCAGCTAAGGCCCAATACCAAACTATTGGCAAGTCTGGAAAACGGAGTCAGCGACCTGATTTCCATCGAGACGGAAGAGGTGGAGATTCTGGCCCGGCTCAAATCAGCCATTCGCAACAAACGGCTGATCAGCCAGTCCGTGCAACTGGCCGCCCAGCTCAACAAAATGAACACGGAGCTGTATGAGCGCAACTTGCAAGTGGAAAAAGAGTTGTACGTGGCCCGTCAGTTGCAACAAAGCCTGCTTCCCCCCTTTTTACCGGATGCCACCCTGCCCGCCGAGGATGTTTCCGCCTTTAGCAAATGCCATTACCGAAACGACAAACTGAAAATTTCCGGTGTTTACCTGCCCTGCGACGCCCTGGGCGGGGACATCTACGATGTCATTCAGTTCCCCGGCGGCACGGTGGGGGTGGCCATTGCCGATGTGTCCGGACACGGGGTTCCGGCGGGCTTTATTACCGCCATTTTCAAGTCATCCTTCTACCGGATTACCCACAACCACGATTGCCCCGCCGACATCCTGTACCACCTGAACAACGAGCTGGCCGATATCATCAAGACCGGGGAGTATGTCACCGGCATCTACGGACGCATTTTCACCCCGGAGGATCAGCCGCACAAGCAGGTCTTTGAGTTTTCCGGGGCCGGACATCCCTACCCGCTTTACTACAAGGCATCCGAACACAAACTGTACCGCCTGAAAGAAAACGGCACCCCGCTGGTGTGGATTAAAAACATGGAATATCCGCTGGGCCGGGTGGATTTGGCACCGGGGGACAAGATATTCATGTTCACCGATGGGGTCAGCGAAATGCGGAACATCCACGAGGCCATGTACTCCGAAGAACAGCTGGAGCAGACCTTTATAGCCCTTATCGAGCAGAAGTCGCCCCGCATCCTGGATGAGATCATTCAGCAACTCTCGGATTTCACCGAAGGTCACCCGCTGGAAGACGATCTCAGCGTGGTGCTGATCGAAGCGCTGTAA
- the dxr gene encoding 1-deoxy-D-xylulose-5-phosphate reductoisomerase — protein sequence MTEAIALLGSTGSIGTQVLDVVRRMPDRFQIKVLGAGKNLERLAQQVAEFRPEAIAIQAESDRPALVSLLKARAPEFQGEILVGTEGLNALALWPGIDTLIVGLVGLIGLEPSLLALKAGRKLLTANKETFVTGGHLVQPYLSQVVPIDSEHVAIHQCLKQEPPQAISKLYLTASGGPFRTHTRAQLNHVTLQEALKHPNWVMGRKITIDSATMMNKGLEVIEAHWLFGVSYPQIQVIVHPESIIHSGVAFQDGSILMQLGAPDMHGPIQYAMTYPQRLPNQEAAVHLDLMSLSQLNLEPPDLDRFPCVRLAYEAGKLGSGATCVLNGADEMAVQLFLDGKIAFMDIARLLEETLIAYQKQGVASHPDLNEIQALDRWARESVCRLAGLTESTLSAI from the coding sequence ATGACAGAAGCAATCGCTCTACTCGGCTCTACCGGCTCCATCGGCACCCAGGTGCTGGATGTGGTTCGTCGCATGCCGGATCGCTTTCAGATTAAAGTGCTGGGCGCCGGAAAAAATCTGGAGCGGCTGGCCCAACAGGTGGCGGAATTTCGCCCGGAAGCCATCGCCATTCAGGCGGAAAGCGATCGCCCGGCCCTGGTGAGTTTACTAAAGGCGCGGGCCCCCGAATTTCAGGGGGAGATTCTGGTGGGGACAGAAGGGCTGAACGCCCTGGCCCTGTGGCCGGGTATTGACACGCTTATCGTGGGTCTGGTGGGCCTGATTGGACTGGAGCCCTCTCTCTTGGCCTTAAAAGCGGGTCGCAAGCTGCTGACGGCCAACAAAGAGACCTTCGTCACCGGCGGACATCTGGTACAACCGTATTTGTCCCAAGTTGTGCCCATCGATAGCGAGCATGTGGCCATCCACCAGTGCCTGAAGCAGGAACCCCCGCAGGCCATCTCCAAGCTGTACCTGACCGCATCCGGGGGCCCATTCAGAACCCACACGCGGGCCCAGTTGAATCATGTCACCCTGCAAGAGGCCTTAAAGCACCCCAACTGGGTGATGGGCCGCAAAATCACCATCGATTCCGCCACCATGATGAACAAGGGGCTGGAAGTCATTGAGGCCCACTGGCTGTTTGGGGTGTCCTACCCTCAAATTCAGGTAATCGTCCACCCGGAAAGCATTATTCACAGCGGGGTGGCCTTTCAGGATGGGTCAATCCTGATGCAATTGGGGGCCCCCGATATGCACGGCCCCATTCAGTACGCCATGACCTATCCCCAGCGCTTGCCCAATCAGGAAGCCGCCGTCCATCTCGATCTGATGAGCCTGTCGCAATTGAATCTGGAGCCACCGGATCTGGATCGCTTCCCCTGCGTGCGGCTGGCTTACGAGGCCGGAAAACTGGGCAGCGGAGCCACCTGCGTTCTCAATGGGGCCGATGAAATGGCCGTTCAGTTATTTCTGGATGGCAAAATCGCCTTTATGGACATTGCCCGCCTGTTGGAAGAGACGCTCATCGCCTATCAGAAACAAGGGGTTGCCAGCCATCCAGACCTCAACGAAATCCAGGCGCTGGATCGCTGGGCACGGGAATCGGTGTGCCGACTGGCTGGTTTAACAGAAAGCACTCTGTCCGCCATTTAA
- a CDS encoding arsenate reductase family protein codes for MAKLEIEQVYWLPYCSTCVKADQYLRDKGATVKQYINVKEEPVSIETLKTLCERMGGVDKLFSKRAMKYRAWGLNEKELSDEEMLQYMHEEYTFIKRPVVVTKDKQVLAGFSAKQYDQLFQ; via the coding sequence ATGGCCAAACTGGAAATTGAACAAGTCTACTGGCTTCCCTATTGCAGCACCTGCGTCAAAGCCGATCAGTACCTGAGGGACAAGGGCGCCACCGTCAAGCAATACATCAACGTGAAGGAAGAACCGGTTTCCATTGAAACCCTGAAAACCCTTTGCGAGCGGATGGGCGGGGTGGATAAACTGTTCTCCAAGCGGGCCATGAAGTACCGGGCCTGGGGCTTGAACGAGAAAGAACTCTCCGATGAGGAGATGCTGCAGTACATGCACGAGGAATACACCTTCATCAAGCGCCCCGTGGTGGTGACCAAGGACAAGCAAGTCTTGGCCGGTTTTTCCGCCAAGCAATACGATCAGTTGTTCCAGTAA
- the dnaB gene encoding replicative DNA helicase: MATKRNYPSNYNNAEDPGLALVESLLPPHSVEAEQSVLGGILFSPEAFNKIIELIRPDDFYRGPHKHIFEAMTELYNKSEPIDIITVSEMMSDKGVLEAAGGRPYLMDLAMSVATAENIVYYAKIIRNKGLLRSLISAGNEIASHCYETNDAEQAIDMAQQSIFQLAQHGIPNDLTHIKDILPESWEQIEERCANKGSLMGVSTGFYDLDNYTSGLQKSDLIILAARPSMGKTAFCLNIVSHVALREQRPVLVFSLEMGKEQLVLRMLCAEAEIDAQKIKTGEISEHEFPKLTQAMGKLGDAPIYIDDTPGMTVMEMRAKARKVQMESGGDLGLIVIDYLQLMQGPGGGGGTDANRTQEISAISRGLKGLARELKVPVMALSQLSRAVESRQDKKPMLSDLRESGAIEQDADLVMFIYRDEYYNKDSERPGTADIIIAKHRNGAVGEISLLFRNSITRFLNPADRKVHVF; the protein is encoded by the coding sequence ATGGCCACCAAACGGAATTACCCCTCCAATTACAACAATGCCGAAGATCCCGGCTTGGCTTTGGTGGAAAGCCTGTTACCGCCGCACAGCGTGGAAGCGGAGCAATCGGTGTTGGGGGGGATTCTCTTTTCCCCGGAGGCTTTCAACAAGATCATCGAGCTGATCCGTCCCGATGACTTTTATCGGGGGCCGCACAAGCACATTTTTGAGGCCATGACCGAGCTTTATAACAAAAGCGAGCCCATCGACATCATTACCGTCTCCGAGATGATGAGCGACAAAGGGGTGCTGGAAGCCGCCGGGGGCCGTCCGTACCTGATGGATTTGGCCATGTCCGTGGCCACGGCGGAAAACATCGTTTACTACGCCAAGATCATTCGCAACAAGGGCCTGTTGCGTTCCCTGATTTCAGCGGGTAACGAGATTGCCAGCCATTGCTATGAGACCAACGACGCAGAGCAGGCCATTGACATGGCCCAGCAGAGTATTTTCCAGTTGGCCCAGCACGGCATTCCCAACGATTTGACCCACATCAAGGATATTTTGCCGGAATCCTGGGAGCAGATTGAGGAGCGCTGCGCCAACAAGGGTAGTCTCATGGGCGTGTCCACCGGGTTTTACGATCTGGATAACTACACCTCCGGCTTGCAAAAGTCCGATTTGATCATTCTGGCCGCCCGTCCCTCCATGGGGAAAACCGCATTTTGTTTGAACATCGTCAGTCATGTGGCCCTGCGGGAGCAACGCCCGGTGCTGGTTTTCAGTCTGGAGATGGGCAAGGAGCAGTTGGTGCTGCGGATGCTGTGCGCCGAAGCGGAAATTGACGCCCAGAAAATTAAAACCGGTGAAATTAGCGAACACGAGTTTCCCAAGCTGACCCAAGCCATGGGCAAGCTGGGCGATGCCCCCATTTACATCGATGACACCCCCGGCATGACGGTCATGGAGATGCGGGCCAAGGCTCGCAAAGTGCAGATGGAATCCGGCGGGGATTTGGGCCTGATTGTGATTGACTACTTGCAGTTGATGCAAGGGCCGGGCGGCGGCGGTGGTACGGATGCCAACCGTACCCAGGAGATTTCGGCCATCTCCCGGGGGTTGAAGGGCTTGGCAAGGGAGTTAAAAGTGCCGGTGATGGCCTTGTCCCAGTTGTCCCGGGCCGTGGAAAGCCGTCAGGACAAAAAGCCCATGCTCAGCGACTTGCGGGAATCCGGCGCCATTGAGCAGGATGCCGATTTGGTGATGTTTATCTATCGGGATGAATATTACAACAAGGACAGCGAGCGCCCCGGTACCGCCGATATCATCATCGCCAAGCACCGGAACGGGGCCGTCGGGGAAATTTCCCTGCTGTTCCGCAACAGCATCACCCGATTTCTCAACCCCGCCGACCGCAAAGTCCACGTGTTTTAG
- a CDS encoding class I SAM-dependent methyltransferase: MPEGHWRQALWNLVDWTDQPRGLGQWLANVCERLGPSEWGAQSWLAESGVPPAFVLSAPPGLRRIVEIGCGTGAFTLAMALLFPQVEIVGIDADARKIEAARAAVGYCDNLRFVQGQAAVMDEIPCDRMVYNRCLSASGDVTRFRKTVFKTSRWLVDEGDFWVKESLPGMLAQPALWQMLASCAGTGKSIEALIAHILTSTGHALEATCVGQGLFGLPCELFSQAFPQNALMAAEVEEPAATESAPVRVVSVSEQTNDTLVGLLFEKTEQDWQKILV; this comes from the coding sequence ATGCCTGAGGGTCACTGGAGACAAGCCCTGTGGAACCTGGTCGACTGGACGGACCAGCCACGAGGGCTGGGCCAGTGGCTGGCCAACGTCTGCGAGCGTCTGGGCCCTTCCGAATGGGGCGCGCAGTCCTGGCTGGCCGAATCCGGGGTGCCGCCCGCCTTTGTACTGTCCGCACCGCCCGGGCTCAGGCGTATTGTGGAAATTGGCTGTGGAACCGGCGCTTTTACACTGGCTATGGCCCTGCTGTTTCCGCAGGTGGAAATTGTGGGCATTGATGCCGATGCCCGAAAAATTGAAGCGGCCCGGGCCGCTGTGGGCTACTGCGATAATCTTCGTTTTGTGCAGGGCCAGGCTGCCGTGATGGATGAAATTCCCTGCGATCGCATGGTCTATAATCGCTGCCTGTCCGCTTCAGGCGATGTGACCAGATTTCGGAAGACGGTGTTCAAAACCAGCCGGTGGCTGGTGGATGAGGGGGACTTCTGGGTGAAGGAGTCCCTGCCGGGCATGCTGGCCCAACCCGCCTTGTGGCAAATGCTGGCCTCCTGTGCCGGAACCGGAAAGTCCATAGAAGCGCTGATTGCTCATATACTGACCTCTACGGGGCATGCTTTGGAGGCGACCTGTGTGGGGCAGGGACTGTTCGGGCTTCCCTGCGAGCTGTTTTCGCAAGCCTTTCCGCAGAACGCCCTGATGGCGGCGGAGGTCGAGGAGCCCGCTGCCACTGAGTCAGCCCCGGTTCGGGTTGTTTCCGTGTCCGAGCAGACCAACGATACCCTGGTGGGGCTTTTATTTGAAAAAACGGAACAGGATTGGCAAAAAATACTGGTGTAG